A single Streptomyces mirabilis DNA region contains:
- a CDS encoding GntP family permease — MSSPLPLLAATTAPPAPPHTGGLIALIHGTAGLLTVAALGIALLLVLIIKARLQPFVALLAVSIAVGLAAGLSVTELFGTVQRSDAVSLIESGMGGTLGHIAIIIGLGTMLGAILEVSGGAEVLASRLLNLFGEERAPLAMGLTGLIFGIPVFFDVGIFVLAPIVYAAAKRGGKSILLYCLPLLAGLSMTHAFLPPHPGPVAAAGLLHVQLGWVILMGIVCGIPAVLAAWAWSAWIGRRIFVPVPQDMAEAADEARAALVEEQRAAGVAPQEKPVPLGTVLAIIGTPLVLILLATFSSIAFDPSTGRSVIEFFGHPFVALTIALLLAYYLLGIRRGWSRKSLETVSTASLKPVGNILLVVGAGGVFGAVLKGSGVAQALSDTFNDVGLPVIVLAYLISLVLRVAQGSATVAIVTTAGIVAPLLTEGDHSQAFVALVIMAISAGSIFASHVNDGGFWMVAKYFGISERDTLKTWTVLESVLSVAGFAVAAVVSLFV, encoded by the coding sequence ATGTCCTCACCCCTGCCCCTGCTCGCCGCCACCACCGCACCACCGGCCCCACCCCACACCGGCGGCCTGATCGCCCTCATCCACGGCACCGCCGGTCTGCTGACCGTCGCCGCGCTCGGTATCGCCCTGCTTCTCGTCCTGATCATCAAGGCGAGACTCCAGCCCTTCGTGGCGCTGCTCGCGGTCTCCATAGCCGTCGGCCTCGCGGCCGGTCTCTCCGTCACCGAACTCTTCGGCACGGTCCAGCGCTCCGACGCCGTCTCCCTCATCGAGTCCGGCATGGGCGGCACCCTCGGCCACATCGCGATCATCATCGGGCTCGGCACGATGCTCGGCGCGATCCTCGAAGTCAGCGGCGGGGCGGAGGTGTTGGCGTCCCGGCTGCTGAACCTCTTCGGTGAGGAGCGGGCGCCCCTCGCCATGGGCCTCACCGGCCTCATCTTCGGCATCCCCGTCTTCTTCGACGTCGGCATCTTCGTCCTCGCACCGATCGTCTACGCGGCCGCCAAGCGCGGCGGCAAGTCGATCCTGCTCTACTGCCTGCCGCTGCTCGCGGGTCTTTCCATGACCCACGCGTTCCTGCCGCCGCACCCGGGCCCGGTCGCCGCCGCGGGACTGCTCCACGTGCAGCTCGGCTGGGTCATCCTCATGGGCATCGTCTGCGGCATCCCCGCCGTGCTCGCCGCCTGGGCCTGGTCCGCGTGGATCGGCAGGCGGATCTTCGTCCCCGTGCCGCAGGACATGGCCGAGGCCGCCGACGAGGCGAGGGCCGCGCTGGTCGAGGAGCAGCGGGCCGCCGGGGTCGCGCCGCAGGAGAAGCCGGTGCCGCTCGGCACGGTCCTGGCCATCATCGGTACGCCGCTGGTGCTGATCCTGCTCGCGACCTTCTCCTCGATCGCCTTCGACCCCTCCACGGGCCGCTCGGTCATCGAGTTCTTCGGCCACCCCTTCGTCGCGCTGACGATCGCGCTGCTGCTGGCGTACTACCTGCTCGGCATCCGCCGCGGCTGGTCCCGCAAGTCGCTGGAGACGGTGTCCACGGCCTCGCTGAAGCCGGTCGGCAACATTCTGCTCGTGGTCGGCGCGGGCGGGGTCTTCGGCGCGGTCCTCAAGGGCAGCGGGGTCGCCCAGGCACTCTCCGACACCTTCAACGACGTCGGCCTGCCGGTGATCGTCCTCGCCTACCTCATCTCCCTGGTCCTGCGTGTCGCCCAGGGCTCGGCGACGGTCGCCATCGTCACCACGGCCGGCATCGTGGCCCCGCTGCTGACCGAGGGCGACCACTCCCAGGCCTTCGTCGCCCTGGTCATCATGGCGATCTCGGCGGGCTCCATCTTCGCCTCGCACGTCAACGACGGCGGCTTCTGGATGGTGGCGAAGTACTTCGGCATCTCCGAACGGGACACCCTCAAGACCTGGACGGTCCTGGAGTCGGTGCTGTCGGTGGCGGGCTTCGCGGTGGCGGCGGTGGTGAGCCTGTTCGTGTAG
- a CDS encoding RidA family protein, giving the protein MTEKTALTPKTHTTPPAKFSHGVKKGNILQVAGQVGFLPAEEGKPPTPAGPTLREQTLQTLANVQAILEEGGASWDDAMMIRVYLTDVDHFAEMNQIYNTYFEEQGLTAPPAARTTVYVGLPAGLLIEIDALAVLG; this is encoded by the coding sequence ATGACCGAGAAGACCGCCCTCACCCCCAAGACCCACACCACGCCGCCGGCGAAGTTCTCGCACGGCGTGAAGAAGGGGAACATCCTCCAGGTCGCCGGACAGGTCGGCTTCCTCCCGGCCGAGGAGGGCAAGCCGCCCACGCCCGCCGGTCCCACTCTGCGTGAACAGACCCTCCAGACCCTCGCCAACGTCCAGGCGATCCTCGAAGAGGGCGGCGCGAGCTGGGACGACGCGATGATGATCCGCGTCTACCTCACGGACGTCGACCACTTCGCCGAGATGAACCAGATCTACAACACCTATTTCGAGGAGCAGGGCCTCACCGCGCCCCCCGCCGCCCGCACCACGGTCTACGTCGGCCTGCCGGCCGGCCTCCTCATCGAGATCGACGCGCTCGCCGTACTGGGCTGA
- a CDS encoding IclR family transcriptional regulator — MSQTVDRALSILPLLAEGPADLGQVADRLGVHKSTALRLLRTLHEHGLVYRQSDQRYRLGARLFALAQEAVENLDVREIAHPHLVRLNETCGHTVHLAVYEENEVLYIDKVESRYPVRMYSRIGKPVAITVAAVAKLLLADLPEPERRAVADKLDYPMYTARSTPNAPAFLKELATVREQGWATDLGGHEESINCVAAPIRGADGRVVAAMSVSAPNVVVTADELLTLLPLVRRTADAISHEYSGKPPAKEESARRP; from the coding sequence ATGAGCCAGACCGTCGACCGAGCGCTGAGCATCTTGCCGCTGCTCGCCGAGGGCCCCGCCGACCTCGGCCAGGTCGCCGACCGCCTCGGCGTCCACAAGTCCACCGCGCTCCGCCTCCTGCGCACCCTGCACGAGCACGGCCTCGTCTACCGCCAGTCCGACCAGCGCTACCGCCTCGGCGCCCGCCTCTTCGCCCTCGCCCAGGAGGCCGTCGAGAACCTCGACGTCCGCGAGATCGCGCACCCCCACCTCGTACGGCTCAACGAGACCTGCGGGCACACCGTCCACCTCGCGGTGTACGAGGAGAACGAGGTCCTCTACATCGACAAGGTGGAGAGCCGCTACCCGGTGCGCATGTACTCGCGGATCGGGAAGCCGGTCGCCATCACGGTCGCCGCCGTCGCCAAACTCCTCCTCGCCGATCTCCCCGAGCCCGAGCGCCGCGCCGTCGCGGACAAGCTCGACTACCCCATGTACACGGCCCGTTCGACCCCCAACGCACCTGCCTTCCTCAAGGAGTTGGCCACGGTGCGCGAACAGGGCTGGGCCACCGACCTCGGTGGCCACGAGGAGTCCATCAACTGCGTCGCGGCCCCCATCCGCGGCGCCGACGGACGCGTCGTCGCCGCGATGTCGGTCTCCGCGCCGAACGTCGTCGTCACCGCCGACGAACTCCTCACCCTGCTCCCGCTGGTGCGCCGGACCGCCGACGCCATCAGCCACGAGTACTCCGGCAAGCCCCCAGCCAAGGAAGAGAGTGCCCGACGTCCATGA
- a CDS encoding sugar kinase: MTPNGPVDAPDVVDVVALGESMVTFLPTRPGRLADVPSFERGIGGAESNVACVLAAAGHTVRWVGRVGTDGFGDHLVEAIAAYGVDTSAVRRDPARPTGIYFRTAGDRASDAHEVAYYRAGSAASAMNRDNVDMGALRSGRVLHLSGITAALSEDCLGLMRELTAPRARRPLVSFDVNHRAGLWRDADGPRVLLDLARGADIVFVGDDEARAAWGLRGARAIRDALPEPAVLVVKRGGDGATVFERATAGAAQDAPDTTTFVRALRVDVMAAVGAGDAFAAGFLSATLRALPARDRLRHGHLMAAAALTVHGDLAVPPSRDHADRLAALDDDAWETLRLGPGWTEAVTRAQEEVRTP, encoded by the coding sequence GTGACCCCCAACGGACCTGTCGACGCCCCGGACGTCGTGGATGTCGTCGCGCTCGGCGAGTCCATGGTCACGTTCCTGCCCACCCGGCCGGGGCGCCTCGCCGATGTGCCGTCGTTCGAGCGGGGGATCGGCGGAGCCGAGTCCAACGTGGCGTGTGTGCTCGCCGCGGCCGGGCACACCGTGCGCTGGGTCGGCCGGGTCGGCACCGACGGGTTCGGCGACCACCTCGTCGAGGCGATCGCCGCGTACGGCGTCGACACCTCCGCCGTACGACGGGATCCCGCGCGCCCGACGGGCATCTACTTCCGCACGGCGGGCGACCGGGCGAGCGACGCCCACGAGGTCGCCTACTACCGGGCCGGATCCGCCGCCTCCGCGATGAACAGGGACAACGTGGACATGGGCGCCCTGCGGTCGGGCCGCGTACTGCACCTGTCCGGCATCACCGCGGCGCTGTCCGAGGACTGTCTCGGCCTGATGCGCGAACTCACCGCGCCCCGCGCGAGGCGCCCTCTCGTCTCCTTCGACGTCAACCACCGCGCCGGGTTGTGGCGCGACGCCGACGGGCCGCGCGTCCTGCTCGACCTCGCGCGCGGCGCGGACATCGTGTTCGTCGGGGACGACGAGGCCCGCGCCGCCTGGGGGCTGCGCGGGGCGCGGGCGATCCGCGACGCGCTGCCGGAACCCGCCGTCCTCGTCGTCAAGCGGGGCGGGGACGGAGCGACCGTGTTCGAGAGGGCCACGGCGGGCGCCGCCCAGGACGCCCCCGACACCACCACGTTCGTACGCGCCCTGCGCGTCGACGTGATGGCGGCCGTCGGCGCGGGCGACGCCTTCGCCGCCGGGTTCCTCTCCGCCACCCTGCGCGCACTGCCCGCCCGGGACCGGCTCCGGCACGGCCACCTCATGGCCGCCGCCGCCCTCACCGTCCACGGCGACCTCGCCGTACCCCCCTCCCGCGACCACGCCGACCGGCTGGCCGCTCTGGACGACGACGCGTGGGAGACACTTCGACTCGGCCCCGGCTGGACCGAAGCCGTCACGCGGGCCCAGGAGGAGGTACGTACCCCATGA
- a CDS encoding amino acid deaminase has product MTASEAAARLAADRLATDRVDHRFKGLPPDAEGLTVGELAAQRRDLFTGGFTTPVLALSAERLTHNLELMETYAVRHGLAFAPHGKTSMAPQLFWRQIEHGAWGITLAVPHQVRVAREFGIERIFLANELVDAAALRWIASELAADPDFRFVCYVDSVRGVELMDAALHGSTRPVDVVVELAAGAGARTGVRTEAECTAVADAVAATRTLRLVGVAGYEGEVPGADPERVHAWLRRLTALAVDFDKAGRFEGVAEIVVSAGGSAWFDAVADVFSELPDLSLPVLKLLRSGAYVSHDDGHYRRLTPFTRVPEEGALHPAFRLWAQVVSRPSPEQAFVNAGKRDAAYDLDLPEVQVVRRDGAERPATGLTVTALSDQHAWLRTDPEADVQVGDWVGLGLSHPCTSFDKWQLIPLVEADGTVVDYVRTFF; this is encoded by the coding sequence ATGACCGCCTCCGAAGCCGCCGCCCGTCTGGCGGCGGACCGTCTCGCCACGGACCGCGTCGACCACCGCTTCAAGGGCCTCCCCCCGGACGCCGAGGGTCTGACCGTCGGTGAGCTGGCCGCCCAGCGCCGCGACCTCTTCACCGGCGGCTTCACCACCCCCGTCCTCGCCCTGTCCGCCGAGCGCCTGACGCACAACCTGGAACTGATGGAGACGTACGCCGTCCGCCACGGCCTCGCCTTCGCCCCGCACGGCAAGACGTCGATGGCCCCCCAGCTGTTCTGGCGGCAGATCGAGCACGGCGCCTGGGGCATCACCCTCGCCGTGCCCCACCAGGTGCGCGTGGCGAGGGAATTCGGGATCGAGCGGATCTTCCTCGCGAACGAACTCGTCGACGCGGCGGCGCTGCGCTGGATCGCGTCCGAGCTGGCGGCCGACCCGGACTTCCGCTTCGTCTGTTACGTCGACTCGGTGCGCGGCGTCGAGCTGATGGACGCGGCGCTGCACGGCTCCACCCGTCCGGTGGACGTGGTCGTCGAGCTCGCCGCCGGCGCGGGGGCCCGCACCGGGGTGCGTACGGAGGCGGAGTGCACGGCGGTCGCGGACGCGGTGGCCGCGACGCGGACCCTGCGGCTGGTCGGCGTGGCCGGTTACGAGGGCGAGGTCCCGGGGGCGGACCCCGAGCGTGTGCACGCCTGGCTGCGGCGGCTGACCGCGCTGGCGGTGGACTTCGACAAGGCGGGCCGGTTCGAAGGAGTGGCGGAGATCGTCGTCAGCGCGGGCGGCAGCGCCTGGTTCGACGCCGTCGCGGACGTCTTCTCCGAGCTCCCCGATCTCTCCCTGCCCGTACTGAAACTGCTGCGTTCGGGCGCGTACGTCTCGCACGACGACGGCCACTACCGTCGGCTGACCCCCTTCACCCGGGTCCCCGAGGAGGGCGCGCTGCACCCCGCGTTCCGCCTCTGGGCCCAGGTCGTCTCCCGGCCCTCCCCCGAGCAGGCCTTCGTCAACGCGGGGAAGCGCGACGCGGCGTACGACCTCGATCTGCCCGAGGTCCAGGTGGTGCGGCGGGACGGTGCCGAGCGGCCGGCGACGGGTCTGACGGTGACCGCGCTCTCCGACCAGCACGCGTGGCTGCGCACGGACCCGGAGGCGGATGTCCAGGTCGGGGACTGGGTGGGCCTCGGGCTGTCCCACCCCTGCACGTCCTTCGACAAGTGGCAGCTGATTCCGCTGGTGGAGGCGGACGGCACGGTCGTGGACTACGTCCGTACGTTCTTCTGA